A genomic stretch from Terriglobus sp. RCC_193 includes:
- a CDS encoding serine hydrolase domain-containing protein yields the protein MTTRRKFLAEACLASAAVALRAQGKDSFDAMMQSYVEKVKFEGVLLLSRGSKVVTQRAFGVANRQTKTQITVDTVFEGGSISKWIASIVVLKQVDEGRLSLDVPIATYLPAFRKDNGAKLTLAHLMSHQSGVPNQVIPALREDRGLIQSTLTSDEAVTRWASGDLQFEPGSKWDYSHSNWLLVRAALEHATGKTYEELAAETLWKPLTLNHSGIFYGASLNVPGMAESRKPDGTADPSGIPRFLGMAGGFYTSAAEMMRILDAVDSGKVLSKASTERLFTTRMPEQHYALGGRIRKKTLGGRERTVIWEDGSNRSFRMLAVRVRGSGETVVIANNNGTDFFAEGDFADAGLKWLVEG from the coding sequence ATGACAACACGACGGAAGTTTTTGGCAGAGGCTTGTCTGGCATCGGCGGCTGTGGCTTTGCGGGCGCAAGGTAAAGATTCGTTTGACGCGATGATGCAGTCGTATGTCGAGAAGGTAAAGTTTGAAGGCGTGCTGTTGCTCAGTCGTGGGTCCAAGGTTGTGACGCAGAGGGCATTTGGCGTGGCAAACCGCCAGACGAAGACGCAAATCACGGTTGATACGGTATTTGAAGGTGGATCGATTTCGAAGTGGATCGCTTCGATCGTCGTGTTGAAGCAGGTAGATGAGGGCAGGCTGTCGCTGGATGTTCCGATTGCGACGTATCTACCGGCGTTCCGCAAAGACAATGGTGCAAAGCTTACCCTGGCGCACTTGATGAGCCACCAAAGCGGCGTCCCGAACCAGGTGATTCCGGCGCTGCGTGAAGACCGCGGTCTCATCCAATCCACGTTGACGTCTGATGAGGCGGTGACGAGGTGGGCAAGTGGCGATCTGCAGTTTGAGCCTGGCAGCAAATGGGACTATTCGCATTCGAATTGGCTGCTGGTGCGTGCCGCGCTGGAGCACGCGACCGGAAAGACCTACGAAGAGCTTGCGGCAGAGACGCTGTGGAAGCCATTGACCCTGAACCATAGCGGGATATTCTATGGGGCTTCGCTGAATGTCCCGGGGATGGCAGAGAGCAGGAAGCCAGATGGCACTGCCGATCCCTCGGGGATTCCGCGATTCTTAGGAATGGCGGGTGGCTTCTATACTTCTGCCGCGGAAATGATGCGAATTCTGGATGCTGTGGATTCAGGCAAGGTGTTGAGTAAGGCATCGACGGAGAGGCTGTTTACGACGCGCATGCCGGAGCAACACTATGCACTGGGTGGGCGCATCCGGAAGAAGACGTTGGGTGGACGCGAGCGCACGGTGATCTGGGAGGACGGATCGAACCGCAGCTTCCGCATGCTGGCGGTGCGAGTGCGCGGAAGCGGTGAGACGGTTGTGATTGCGAATAACAATGGAACGGATTTCTTTGCGGAAGGTGATTTTGCAGACGCTGGGTTGAAGTGGCTGGTTGAGGGTTAA
- a CDS encoding TIGR02391 family protein: MRQAFKEQTRPLTDSSDVISEQQAIQHLFPGAIGTFKNPSSHRSGVINTPDRAVSLVQFADLLLRIVDERDPTRNP; the protein is encoded by the coding sequence ATGCGGCAAGCATTCAAGGAGCAAACTAGGCCTCTGACCGATTCCAGCGATGTCATCAGCGAGCAACAAGCGATTCAACACTTGTTTCCTGGAGCAATCGGGACTTTCAAGAACCCCTCAAGCCATCGAAGTGGAGTAATCAACACGCCAGATCGAGCAGTTTCTTTGGTGCAATTTGCAGATCTGCTCTTACGTATCGTTGACGAAAGAGATCCCACTAGGAACCCATGA
- a CDS encoding carboxypeptidase-like regulatory domain-containing protein yields MGKVVRLGMRNLLKSGLEVAGLVLLVASTNNCAAQGMPLGPPPPFKPVVTVRGGGIDHYAPYRVPQRVVQGYVRDKNSAGIGRALVFLRDERTTQVRQMLADDNGNYLFGGLPLGHDYHVWVTIGTVETEKKFVSAAYGSHDVTMNFKLEGESVRPIVAPATSVLLKTPQVGTPTPPTAASSESTPAELHLSSLQRGMVHPRF; encoded by the coding sequence ATGGGAAAGGTTGTCAGACTGGGGATGCGGAATCTTCTGAAGAGCGGCTTAGAGGTTGCCGGTCTCGTCTTGCTTGTGGCTTCGACCAACAATTGCGCGGCTCAAGGAATGCCGCTAGGGCCGCCTCCCCCCTTTAAGCCAGTAGTTACGGTCCGCGGAGGCGGGATTGACCACTATGCGCCGTATCGTGTGCCGCAACGTGTCGTGCAAGGCTATGTCCGGGATAAGAACAGCGCGGGCATTGGCCGGGCTCTCGTTTTCCTTCGCGATGAGAGAACCACACAGGTGCGGCAGATGCTTGCCGACGATAACGGGAACTATCTTTTCGGTGGGCTCCCGCTTGGCCACGATTATCACGTTTGGGTCACGATCGGTACTGTCGAAACGGAAAAGAAGTTTGTGAGTGCAGCCTATGGGAGCCATGACGTAACTATGAATTTCAAGCTAGAAGGCGAGTCTGTTAGGCCGATCGTTGCGCCAGCGACGTCCGTCTTGCTGAAGACGCCACAGGTGGGTACGCCAACGCCGCCGACAGCAGCCTCTTCCGAATCAACCCCGGCTGAACTGCACTTATCGTCACTGCAGCGAGGGATGGTTCATCCTCGGTTTTAG
- a CDS encoding ketopantoate reductase family protein, whose protein sequence is MKILIVGIGALGGTIAARAIDRGIDVCLATRSAESAEALRESGLRVSGIGGDVQVAAVDVAPITNYRKGSKFHLIVLATKAQDALNIAPVLMPLLVPSGVLLPIQNGGVARMLADRFGVNKVLGGISNLGATMVEPGVYEQRNAGHLLIGELAGGRSERTERVGEELGRAIEVRTSPNLTGSIWSKLLLNCSVTTIGAITGRPMREYISSSVGRELFDRIYDEALSVALANGAQPERMIVDPIPPAWRGRSVPSEAHNRWLDQIVQGYGDAKPSMSQDIERGHVTEIDFINGYVVDVARQCGVRTPANAAIVGTVHAITCGQVAPGDVLLGQVLRTSD, encoded by the coding sequence ATGAAGATATTGATCGTGGGCATCGGAGCGTTGGGTGGGACGATTGCAGCGCGTGCAATCGATCGGGGAATCGATGTTTGCCTGGCGACTCGTAGTGCCGAATCCGCAGAAGCACTGCGAGAATCAGGGCTGCGCGTCTCCGGGATCGGAGGAGACGTACAGGTGGCCGCGGTAGACGTTGCCCCGATTACGAACTATCGAAAAGGGAGTAAATTTCATCTGATCGTGCTCGCCACGAAAGCACAGGATGCCTTGAATATCGCCCCAGTCTTGATGCCCTTGCTCGTGCCCAGTGGAGTTTTGTTGCCGATACAGAACGGTGGGGTCGCGCGGATGCTTGCGGATCGCTTCGGCGTAAATAAGGTACTTGGCGGCATCTCAAATCTCGGCGCGACGATGGTCGAACCTGGTGTCTATGAACAAAGGAATGCCGGACATCTGTTGATTGGCGAACTTGCCGGTGGCAGAAGCGAGCGTACCGAAAGGGTTGGTGAAGAGCTCGGTCGAGCAATCGAGGTGCGTACATCTCCGAATCTGACAGGTTCCATCTGGTCAAAGCTCCTTTTGAACTGCTCCGTAACTACAATCGGTGCGATTACAGGCAGGCCGATGCGAGAGTACATTAGCTCGTCAGTCGGCCGCGAACTCTTTGACCGGATATACGATGAGGCCCTGTCCGTGGCTCTTGCGAACGGCGCACAACCGGAACGGATGATCGTGGATCCGATACCACCTGCATGGCGCGGTCGCAGTGTCCCTAGCGAAGCGCATAACCGCTGGCTTGATCAAATAGTCCAAGGATACGGCGACGCGAAACCATCGATGTCACAGGACATTGAGCGTGGGCATGTCACCGAAATCGACTTCATCAATGGGTACGTTGTAGATGTCGCCAGGCAATGCGGCGTCCGCACCCCCGCGAACGCCGCCATCGTTGGAACGGTCCATGCGATCACGTGCGGTCAGGTCGCTCCGGGAGACGTGCTTCTAGGACAAGTTCTGCGAACAAGCGATTAA
- a CDS encoding HD-GYP domain-containing protein, producing the protein MKRLDHGDESSQDMFCLVVEDASVSPLSVVESLPNNYWMRRLASYDPALLRHSLFVSGLSASFSAFLGQHVIEQRTLALAGLLHDIGKIEIPLPILNKPSLLTPSEIEMMQSHPRLGYEMLRKDGETNRTVLAVVRDHHERLDGSGYPRSLRATEIPVSVRLVTICDVFAAMTEVRPYAEPMRRDDALERMAGKRTRLDMELVSAFTAMVKRTTSILDGRLIPFRDRNKGG; encoded by the coding sequence ATGAAGCGACTAGATCATGGGGATGAGTCCTCGCAAGATATGTTCTGCCTTGTAGTGGAGGATGCGAGTGTGTCCCCTCTTAGCGTCGTGGAGTCTCTTCCCAACAATTATTGGATGCGACGTTTGGCTTCATATGACCCCGCACTGCTTCGTCACAGCCTCTTTGTGTCCGGATTAAGCGCGTCGTTCTCTGCATTCCTCGGGCAGCACGTAATCGAACAACGCACGCTGGCACTGGCCGGTTTGTTGCACGATATCGGAAAGATAGAAATCCCTCTCCCCATTCTCAACAAGCCTTCTTTACTGACTCCTTCTGAGATTGAAATGATGCAATCTCACCCGCGACTCGGCTACGAAATGCTACGAAAAGATGGGGAAACTAATCGAACGGTTTTGGCAGTCGTGCGAGATCATCACGAGCGGCTCGACGGAAGCGGATATCCGCGGAGTCTTAGGGCAACAGAGATCCCTGTATCGGTACGCCTTGTTACCATCTGCGATGTTTTTGCCGCGATGACCGAGGTGCGGCCATATGCTGAGCCGATGCGAAGGGATGATGCCCTCGAGCGAATGGCCGGGAAACGAACACGCCTCGACATGGAATTGGTGTCTGCCTTCACAGCCATGGTGAAACGAACGACAAGCATTTTGGATGGCCGACTGATCCCATTCCGAGACCGCAACAAGGGAGGATGA
- a CDS encoding TIGR03435 family protein — MIAFLLSARTITFVQAQSVTSKAVAVIANIEGTWQGTLHGDRDRRAVVKITKMPDGTLRSVIFMIDQGDQPITIKKTTFQSGALWLEVDAIDSTFRGRISEDGSSFIGDWKQGDQTTPLILLKTTPDTAWSIPKPRASQASMDPNADPNFEVATVKLSDPNVQGKWLSGNGGKLRTQNTTLSDLMMFAYNVHSKQIVGAPSWAESDRFDVAATPDLPGTPSEAQLRGIMRKLLESRFALKYHTDKKEMSAYVLTVAKGGPKMVESSADNKTISSFNFTKLGHLTFRNITMDGFAHWMQAGVFDRPVVDRTHLQGRFDGLLKWTPDETQFTAFGVKIIPDDSPDAPPPIYTAIQEQIGLKLDAARATVDVMVIDHVEKPSDN, encoded by the coding sequence GTGATTGCATTCCTGTTAAGTGCGCGGACGATTACTTTCGTCCAGGCCCAGTCCGTAACTTCAAAAGCCGTCGCGGTGATAGCCAATATCGAAGGGACATGGCAGGGGACTTTACACGGGGACAGGGATCGTAGGGCTGTAGTAAAGATCACGAAAATGCCAGATGGCACACTCCGTTCGGTAATTTTTATGATCGATCAGGGGGACCAACCTATCACCATCAAGAAAACCACGTTCCAGTCCGGAGCACTCTGGCTTGAGGTGGATGCAATTGATAGCACTTTTAGGGGAAGGATTTCCGAAGATGGAAGCAGTTTCATCGGCGATTGGAAGCAGGGCGACCAGACGACGCCACTGATTCTGCTAAAAACTACGCCCGACACCGCTTGGTCGATTCCGAAGCCGCGAGCATCCCAAGCGTCGATGGATCCCAATGCCGACCCAAATTTCGAGGTTGCCACCGTTAAGCTGAGTGACCCAAACGTACAGGGCAAGTGGTTGAGTGGCAACGGGGGGAAGCTGCGTACGCAAAACACGACGTTGAGCGATCTGATGATGTTTGCTTACAACGTCCACAGCAAACAGATTGTTGGGGCACCCTCGTGGGCGGAGTCCGATCGCTTTGATGTTGCCGCTACGCCAGATCTCCCCGGCACACCCAGCGAGGCTCAGTTGCGAGGAATCATGCGCAAACTATTGGAAAGTCGCTTTGCGTTGAAGTACCACACAGACAAAAAGGAAATGTCGGCATACGTTTTGACTGTAGCCAAGGGTGGTCCGAAAATGGTGGAGAGCAGCGCTGATAACAAAACGATAAGCAGCTTCAACTTCACGAAGCTCGGTCATCTCACCTTTCGAAACATCACCATGGACGGTTTCGCGCATTGGATGCAGGCAGGCGTCTTTGATCGGCCGGTCGTGGATCGCACCCATCTACAGGGGCGGTTTGATGGTCTTTTGAAATGGACGCCGGATGAGACTCAGTTTACTGCCTTCGGCGTAAAGATCATCCCCGATGATTCACCGGACGCTCCTCCCCCTATCTATACGGCGATTCAAGAGCAAATCGGCCTGAAGCTGGATGCGGCGAGGGCCACCGTCGACGTCATGGTCATCGACCATGTCGAAAAGCCGAGTGACAACTAG
- the lanKC gene encoding class III lanthionine synthetase LanKC — protein MGNVTFLRDIRHDNKITYTLTSPTFYEALEEKYRPSEIYTSLVAAKQREFDKAATLVRDGLWCHNALQEVQLPQSGWKVHVSASVWNDQRILGNVCDVLLPRDIPFKFALDRQVLTMMTHKLWARGGSGKFMTVYPQNVDECFEILEALYSVLRKEKGPFILSDRRYKDCRVLYYRFGGIWPTSRLEYTGLRTPVIPTPGGELVADIRQPYFSLPPWVDDPFAQEESDEAEDVLLNDRYRVIEALAFSNSGGVYLADDCQSSRTVIIKEARPYTLMYGTETDAPALLRREMELLEVLRPARIAPEPYDFFQSWENSFLVEEYLGGVDLRSIMLSRSPLLQVYPTRNSSSRYFDDYRTIAMSLIDALSSVHAAGIIFGDLSANNIKVNPSTFQVSLLDFDGAYRPGTDTPIELYTPGFRRSAPELMAAEMYDDLYSVAAIMLYLMFPIAAAASLREDLFSGCLSVMLRDIGWENTNLYPIISGLAANSMTLQEARILLEESSTPVSCPLSAQPAEFDIDEAIKGLGDFLLAHLNTNEASLFPADPFAYRTNSLGLGFGAAGVLYALTSCDVDIPSAGIDWLRDKCDTLSVSNIAPGLLTGAAGIAWCLATLGEHDAAIQLMEVANNSPMRSAHHSLLYGMAGIGMANLYMHQRYERDDYLRSAVAIADQLIDTAIIDREGVFWQNGSNIHVGLGYGQSGVALFLLRAYERTGESKYRSAGEKALAYDLAQAVERETGIVTFPRGTGEHTAVPYIEEGSAGIVKVAMRYGMWDISDRILKDVHRKYAVSSGLFFGLGSFVDALTDAYLLSKDRKYLEMARRPLCGLNDLYLIPRSGMRTVPGEGLFRVSCDYATGVAGVMRTLYRYKWFQPADFFSDPEVLVDMKRDV, from the coding sequence ATGGGCAATGTTACGTTCTTGCGCGACATCCGGCACGATAACAAGATTACTTACACCTTAACGAGTCCCACATTTTATGAGGCCCTAGAAGAGAAGTATCGGCCGAGTGAAATTTACACTTCGCTGGTTGCGGCAAAACAAAGGGAGTTCGATAAGGCCGCCACGCTCGTTCGTGACGGCCTTTGGTGCCACAACGCCCTGCAAGAAGTTCAACTGCCGCAGAGTGGCTGGAAGGTTCACGTTTCAGCAAGTGTCTGGAACGACCAACGTATCCTCGGAAACGTTTGCGACGTCCTTCTTCCGCGCGATATACCCTTCAAATTTGCCTTGGATCGCCAAGTTCTCACGATGATGACCCATAAACTATGGGCGCGCGGCGGATCAGGGAAGTTCATGACCGTGTATCCACAGAATGTTGATGAATGTTTCGAGATCCTCGAAGCTCTCTACTCTGTACTTCGAAAAGAGAAAGGTCCCTTCATCCTTTCGGATCGTCGCTATAAGGACTGTAGGGTGCTCTACTATCGTTTTGGTGGCATCTGGCCAACGAGTAGGCTTGAGTATACGGGGCTTCGCACTCCTGTAATTCCGACACCGGGTGGGGAGCTTGTGGCAGACATTAGGCAGCCATACTTCAGCCTTCCTCCTTGGGTGGATGATCCTTTTGCTCAAGAAGAGAGCGACGAAGCTGAGGATGTACTGCTGAATGACCGCTATCGAGTTATAGAGGCCCTCGCGTTTTCCAATTCGGGCGGCGTGTATCTCGCGGATGATTGTCAAAGCTCACGAACCGTGATCATCAAGGAGGCCCGCCCGTACACACTCATGTATGGGACGGAAACGGATGCGCCTGCACTTCTAAGAAGAGAAATGGAACTACTGGAGGTGCTGAGGCCGGCCCGGATCGCGCCCGAACCTTACGACTTCTTTCAAAGTTGGGAGAACTCATTTCTCGTTGAAGAATATCTCGGAGGAGTCGATCTCCGTTCAATCATGCTTAGTAGGAGCCCCCTGCTGCAGGTATACCCAACCCGGAATTCGAGCAGCCGGTATTTCGATGACTATAGAACGATAGCAATGAGCCTCATTGATGCATTGAGCTCAGTTCACGCTGCCGGCATCATCTTTGGCGATCTCTCGGCTAATAACATCAAGGTCAACCCGTCCACGTTCCAGGTAAGTCTATTGGACTTTGATGGTGCCTACAGGCCGGGCACCGACACGCCTATCGAACTTTACACGCCGGGCTTTCGAAGATCTGCGCCGGAACTCATGGCTGCAGAGATGTACGACGATCTTTATAGCGTCGCGGCAATCATGCTTTATCTAATGTTCCCAATCGCCGCCGCGGCTAGCCTGCGTGAGGATCTATTCTCCGGGTGTCTCTCTGTGATGTTGCGCGACATCGGGTGGGAGAACACCAATCTCTACCCGATCATAAGCGGGTTGGCAGCGAATTCGATGACACTCCAGGAGGCACGAATTCTTCTTGAAGAGTCCTCCACGCCGGTCAGCTGTCCTCTCTCCGCACAACCTGCTGAGTTCGACATTGACGAGGCGATCAAGGGGCTCGGTGACTTCCTCCTTGCGCACCTAAACACGAATGAGGCGAGTCTTTTCCCGGCAGACCCCTTTGCATATCGGACAAATAGTCTCGGACTCGGATTTGGTGCCGCTGGTGTGCTTTACGCCTTGACGAGTTGTGATGTGGACATCCCATCGGCGGGAATTGATTGGTTAAGGGATAAGTGCGACACACTATCGGTATCGAACATTGCCCCAGGATTGCTCACCGGGGCAGCGGGTATTGCGTGGTGCCTTGCAACACTCGGCGAGCACGATGCAGCGATCCAGTTAATGGAGGTCGCAAACAATAGCCCAATGAGATCAGCGCACCATAGCCTTTTGTACGGTATGGCTGGAATTGGAATGGCCAATCTCTACATGCATCAGAGGTACGAACGGGATGACTATCTCCGTAGCGCAGTTGCGATAGCCGATCAGCTAATCGACACGGCGATCATTGATCGGGAGGGCGTCTTCTGGCAAAACGGGTCCAATATCCATGTTGGGTTAGGGTACGGTCAGAGTGGGGTGGCCTTGTTCCTGTTACGTGCTTACGAAAGGACAGGGGAATCCAAGTATCGGTCAGCCGGCGAGAAGGCATTAGCCTATGATCTCGCCCAGGCCGTGGAACGCGAGACAGGCATTGTGACCTTCCCCCGGGGAACCGGGGAGCATACCGCTGTACCGTATATAGAAGAAGGCAGCGCCGGAATCGTCAAGGTCGCTATGCGCTATGGCATGTGGGATATATCCGATCGAATTCTCAAGGACGTCCATCGCAAATATGCAGTCTCAAGCGGTCTCTTCTTTGGCCTCGGCAGCTTTGTAGACGCGCTCACAGATGCATATCTCCTTTCTAAGGATCGGAAGTATCTGGAGATGGCGCGCCGCCCGCTTTGCGGTCTTAACGACCTCTACCTGATACCTAGATCCGGCATGAGGACCGTACCGGGGGAGGGATTGTTCCGGGTATCCTGTGATTACGCGACAGGAGTGGCTGGGGTAATGCGCACGTTATACAGGTACAAATGGTTCCAGCCAGCAGACTTCTTCTCAGACCCAGAAGTGTTGGTTGATATGAAGAGGGACGTCTAG
- a CDS encoding class III lanthipeptide, which yields MQNVLSLQKLPLKTKNEDDPGNSCSSSWFVCCAG from the coding sequence ATGCAGAATGTTCTCTCACTACAGAAGCTCCCACTCAAAACGAAGAATGAAGATGATCCCGGCAATAGCTGCAGCAGCAGCTGGTTCGTTTGCTGCGCAGGCTAA
- a CDS encoding cohesin domain-containing protein, with protein sequence MTFKTTRLLLYWMLGAAMCLSLCSHAQSAAKWDKRGREAELRADFDASFEAYRQAHLLKPKDLRYQTRYERMRFQAANAHLDRGRVLRQSGDLGGAMTEFSRALQIDRGNQSAAQELLASQNPAGGIHGSKAEGLTGLASLTTHQKRVRREIDSLDSPVDLKPISNEPITLHMVEDTKIIYQAIGKIAGLNVIFDSDYNSKRIPIDLSNVSLPSALRIVGKIAGTFWSPLTDNTIFVAQNNRAKHTDIDDLAVETFYLTNMSQQNDANEVLTALRNLLDPSTKLYLLASQNAIVVRATPAELILVEKLIEDFDRTRSEVVVDVAVLEVSRDLERNLGITLPTSFSVSAQTSNANQSSSSSSSSSSSSSSSTSGITLNTLANMNGTNFAVTLSSATVNALLSDSDTRVLQNPRVRATDGQQATLKIGSKIPVATGSTTSTLTSTATSTTQFTYVDVGVNIDMTPTVHLDREVSLKMKIEVSSQTGTSTIDGVAEPIISQRVVQQVIQLKDGEPSILAGLLSQSDTKSVSGTPGLGEIPFLKYFFSSQDKKQSSDEIVFLLIPHIVRESLLTDANTRVIDSGTSQGIELRRKNPNEKIATNEDLDEEGPTELAGAQSTSAANAASAMIGQLAAQARPLKPRSDEMAAANPKSSGVPIAFSVVPSAVTQSIGSTFQVAVIASHAVDLSSAPFQLNLDPKVLSLVSVNAGELLGRDGQPAALMQRDDGKGGISISLTRPPNTPGITGDGSVVILTLKAIAPGDSTLTLTRLGASDSKQVSLPVVGTQAAVHVQ encoded by the coding sequence ATGACCTTCAAGACAACACGATTACTTCTCTACTGGATGCTAGGTGCCGCGATGTGCCTCTCCTTATGTTCCCACGCTCAATCGGCAGCAAAATGGGACAAGCGTGGCCGCGAGGCAGAACTGCGTGCTGATTTTGACGCATCATTTGAGGCCTATCGTCAGGCCCACCTCTTGAAGCCGAAGGATCTTCGCTATCAAACTCGCTATGAGAGGATGCGCTTTCAGGCGGCGAATGCGCATCTGGATCGTGGACGAGTATTGCGTCAATCTGGAGACCTGGGAGGGGCTATGACCGAGTTCTCTCGGGCGCTACAAATCGATAGGGGAAACCAATCGGCGGCGCAAGAACTTCTTGCATCGCAAAATCCTGCGGGCGGTATCCACGGATCGAAAGCAGAGGGACTGACTGGATTAGCATCTCTGACCACGCACCAGAAGCGAGTGCGGCGGGAGATAGACTCGTTGGATAGTCCGGTAGATCTCAAGCCCATCTCGAACGAGCCCATTACGCTGCACATGGTCGAGGACACCAAAATCATCTATCAGGCGATTGGCAAGATCGCGGGGCTCAATGTCATCTTCGACTCCGACTACAACTCAAAACGGATCCCCATCGACCTCAGCAACGTGTCTCTTCCTAGCGCGTTGCGTATCGTCGGCAAGATAGCCGGAACATTCTGGTCTCCGCTGACGGACAACACGATCTTTGTTGCGCAAAACAATCGTGCGAAACATACCGACATCGACGATCTGGCCGTCGAGACCTTCTATCTCACGAATATGTCGCAGCAGAATGATGCAAACGAAGTGCTCACTGCCCTGAGAAATCTGCTGGACCCAAGTACCAAGCTTTACCTCTTAGCATCACAGAACGCTATCGTTGTTCGTGCGACGCCAGCCGAGCTCATCTTAGTTGAAAAGTTAATCGAAGACTTCGACCGCACGCGCTCGGAAGTGGTCGTGGACGTCGCTGTTCTTGAGGTAAGCCGCGATCTTGAGCGTAATCTTGGCATCACTTTGCCTACGAGTTTCAGCGTATCCGCGCAGACAAGCAATGCGAATCAGTCCAGCTCCTCCTCCTCATCCAGTTCGTCCAGCAGCAGCAGCTCAACATCCGGTATCACCCTGAATACGCTCGCGAACATGAATGGAACCAATTTCGCGGTTACCCTAAGCAGTGCCACGGTGAATGCCCTGCTTTCGGACTCCGACACGCGAGTGCTCCAGAACCCACGCGTCCGCGCAACGGACGGTCAGCAGGCAACCCTCAAGATCGGTTCTAAGATACCTGTCGCGACTGGTTCAACCACATCGACGCTCACATCAACCGCAACCTCTACGACGCAGTTCACTTATGTAGACGTAGGCGTCAACATCGACATGACACCGACAGTGCACCTTGACCGCGAGGTGTCGCTGAAGATGAAAATCGAGGTATCATCGCAGACAGGCACGAGCACCATTGATGGTGTCGCCGAGCCCATCATCTCGCAGCGCGTGGTGCAGCAGGTTATCCAACTCAAGGACGGCGAGCCGTCGATATTAGCCGGGCTTCTATCGCAGTCGGACACGAAGAGTGTCAGCGGTACGCCGGGTCTTGGCGAAATTCCATTTCTGAAGTATTTCTTCAGCAGCCAAGACAAAAAACAATCGAGTGATGAGATCGTCTTTCTTCTGATCCCGCACATTGTTCGGGAATCCCTGCTCACGGATGCGAACACAAGAGTGATCGATAGCGGTACCAGCCAAGGCATCGAGCTCCGACGCAAGAACCCTAACGAGAAGATCGCCACCAACGAGGACCTTGACGAGGAGGGACCCACCGAGCTTGCAGGCGCGCAATCAACATCGGCAGCGAATGCTGCATCCGCGATGATCGGCCAACTCGCTGCGCAAGCTCGTCCACTCAAGCCGCGGTCTGATGAGATGGCTGCAGCAAACCCAAAGTCCAGCGGAGTTCCCATCGCGTTCAGTGTTGTTCCTTCCGCCGTGACTCAATCTATTGGTTCGACCTTTCAAGTAGCCGTGATAGCTTCCCACGCCGTGGATCTATCCAGTGCTCCATTTCAATTGAATCTGGATCCCAAGGTTCTTTCGCTCGTCAGCGTGAATGCGGGAGAGTTGTTGGGCCGAGATGGCCAACCTGCAGCCTTGATGCAACGTGATGACGGGAAAGGCGGCATCTCGATCTCTCTGACCCGGCCCCCGAATACTCCCGGGATCACAGGCGACGGAAGCGTCGTCATACTGACTCTCAAGGCCATTGCTCCAGGAGATTCGACGTTAACCTTGACGAGATTGGGCGCCAGTGACAGCAAACAAGTCAGCCTGCCCGTTGTCGGAACGCAGGCAGCAGTACATGTTCAGTAG